The window CTATGATAAAAGTTGGAATTTGTATAGGAAGTATAACTCATCTACCCTGCTTTTCAAAATATAGCTTCGGGATTTTGTATTTGATGAATATGGACAGTTGACTTTTTTGTGTGAGATATAATATACTGTAACTAGAATCGTTTGTGATAAAATGTACTAAGTTTTACTGCTGAGGTGATAAATGAATGAAAGAATAGCCACACTTTCTATTTTTATTGAAAAAAAAGAGAGTGTAAAGAAAGTAAATGACATACTGTCAGAATTTTCAGAGCTTATTGTATCAAGGATGGGGATACCCTACCGAGAGAAAAGAGTGTCTGTAATAGTAGTTATACTAGACGGAACCAACGAAGATATGAGTGCACTGTCGGGAAGAATAGGCAATCTTGAAGGAGTATCTGTGAAGACCGCTGTGAAAAAATAAATAAAGATGAAATTCCTAATTATGAAGATGATTGAATGATTCTGAGTAAAAGGGAAGGCTAAATCTAAAAAAGTATTGTATTATAATATAGTTTTATTG is drawn from uncultured Ilyobacter sp. and contains these coding sequences:
- a CDS encoding TM1266 family iron-only hydrogenase system putative regulator yields the protein MNERIATLSIFIEKKESVKKVNDILSEFSELIVSRMGIPYREKRVSVIVVILDGTNEDMSALSGRIGNLEGVSVKTAVKK